The Sphingobium sp. JS3065 genome includes a region encoding these proteins:
- a CDS encoding anti-sigma factor family protein — translation MTDIDEAMLIAWVDGELDEVTRRRVDRAVAEDSALAERLNMHIRLRQRLSGHYAPVEAEPVPAGMQALLAESAKVAPMVRPAPRWRSWGAGGAIAASLLLGLGIGHWSGGPGGPIAVENGVMVAQGALATALDTQLASAQEGLPVRIGLSFQRRGGGWCRSFEGQAVSGVACREGEGWQVQQLVPGTGRETDYRQASSGDARIMATVDALMDGVPLDAAQEKAAKEQGWR, via the coding sequence ATGACGGACATCGATGAAGCCATGCTGATCGCCTGGGTCGACGGCGAGTTGGACGAAGTGACGCGGCGGCGCGTGGACCGCGCCGTGGCGGAGGATTCGGCGCTGGCTGAGCGGCTGAACATGCATATTCGCCTGCGCCAGCGGTTGTCGGGCCATTACGCCCCGGTCGAGGCGGAACCGGTGCCTGCCGGAATGCAGGCGCTGCTGGCGGAAAGCGCGAAGGTCGCCCCGATGGTCCGGCCTGCGCCGCGCTGGCGCTCCTGGGGCGCGGGCGGCGCGATTGCCGCCAGCCTTCTGCTGGGGTTGGGCATCGGCCATTGGTCTGGCGGTCCCGGCGGCCCGATCGCGGTCGAGAATGGCGTCATGGTGGCGCAGGGCGCCTTGGCGACCGCGCTCGACACGCAACTGGCTTCCGCGCAGGAGGGCTTGCCGGTCAGGATCGGCCTCAGCTTCCAGCGCAGGGGCGGCGGCTGGTGCCGCAGTTTCGAAGGGCAGGCGGTTTCAGGTGTCGCTTGTCGCGAAGGAGAGGGCTGGCAGGTGCAGCAACTGGTGCCGGGAACGGGGCGGGAGACGGATTATCGTCAGGCCTCATCCGGCGATGCGCGCATCATGGCGACGGTCGATGCCTTAATGGATGGCGTCCCGCTCGACGCCGCGCAGGAGAAGGCGGCGAAGGAACAGGGGTGGCGTTAG
- a CDS encoding RNA polymerase sigma factor, giving the protein MSFESDLLAILPRLRRFAVSLSRDRADADDLCQAALERALRARDQWQPGTRLDSWMYRIMRNLWIDEGRSRQRAARTFVPEEAGEHVGHAGDRDVEAHVMLSDVDRAMHALPDEQREAIALVLVEGLSYKEAAEILGIPMGTLTSRLVRGRGALIEVLGEAA; this is encoded by the coding sequence ATGTCGTTCGAAAGCGATCTGTTGGCGATCCTGCCCCGGCTGCGGCGCTTTGCGGTCAGCCTGTCGCGGGACCGCGCCGATGCGGACGACCTCTGCCAGGCGGCGCTGGAAAGGGCGCTGCGGGCACGCGACCAATGGCAACCGGGGACGAGACTGGATAGCTGGATGTATCGGATCATGCGCAATCTCTGGATCGACGAGGGCCGCTCACGCCAGCGCGCCGCCCGGACCTTCGTGCCGGAAGAGGCGGGCGAGCATGTCGGCCATGCCGGCGACCGCGATGTGGAAGCGCATGTCATGCTTTCCGACGTGGATCGCGCCATGCACGCCTTGCCCGACGAGCAGCGGGAGGCCATCGCGCTCGTTCTGGTCGAGGGGTTGTCCTACAAGGAGGCGGCCGAGATATTGGGCATTCCCATGGGAACGCTGACGTCGCGGCTGGTGCGCGGGCGCGGTGCGCTGATAGAAGTGCTGGGGGAAGCGGCATGA
- a CDS encoding S8 family serine peptidase → MNHFESARTGRRAGGREVEMKFARPWIVAGLLLTAPGAQAQLLPSPGGTLGQVGGVVPDVLDRVEGRLDQAGLDRLSPARLADRLLAARAARIGDLLRRHADSVELDDRREPARRGVILLTGAREKSIEALRSAGYGVEDATVEGLALPVTRLTVPKGRSLPRALKQVRSIAPEAQASADNLYFPSGSSMGMTAAALAGTGPVRGKAAGLIDGGVARHPALNGPVEQQGFARGAPRASAHGTAVASLISGAGNIRGAAPGVPLLVADVYGDDPGGGGAFAIARALGWMAARGASVVTVSLVGPDNPLLAGAIRLAREKGVTVVAAVGNDGPAAPPAYPASYADVIAVTGIDGRGRILPEAGRARHVDFAAPGADMNAARPDGGKGKVRGTSFAAPLVAGRLFATGSVGALRAEAKRGAGPGVICGECRNID, encoded by the coding sequence ATGAATCATTTTGAGAGCGCAAGGACCGGAAGACGCGCCGGTGGTAGAGAGGTCGAGATGAAATTCGCACGCCCATGGATCGTCGCCGGCCTGCTGCTGACCGCGCCAGGCGCGCAGGCGCAGTTGCTGCCCTCCCCCGGCGGCACGTTGGGGCAGGTGGGCGGCGTCGTGCCCGATGTACTGGATCGGGTGGAAGGAAGGCTGGACCAGGCGGGGCTGGACCGGCTGTCGCCCGCTCGTCTGGCGGATCGGCTATTGGCTGCGCGAGCGGCGCGGATCGGCGATCTGCTGCGGCGCCATGCGGACTCGGTGGAACTGGACGACCGGCGCGAACCGGCGCGGCGCGGCGTCATATTGCTGACCGGTGCGCGGGAGAAGAGCATCGAAGCGCTGCGCTCCGCAGGCTATGGGGTGGAGGATGCGACGGTCGAGGGACTCGCCCTCCCCGTCACCCGACTGACCGTGCCCAAGGGCCGCAGCCTGCCTCGCGCCTTGAAACAGGTGCGATCGATCGCTCCCGAAGCCCAGGCCAGCGCCGACAATCTCTATTTCCCCAGCGGTTCGTCAATGGGGATGACGGCCGCTGCCCTGGCCGGAACGGGTCCGGTGCGGGGCAAGGCGGCAGGGCTGATCGACGGGGGCGTGGCCCGTCACCCGGCGTTGAATGGCCCGGTCGAGCAGCAGGGCTTCGCCCGCGGCGCGCCCCGTGCCAGCGCGCATGGGACAGCGGTGGCGTCGCTCATCAGCGGAGCGGGCAACATACGCGGCGCGGCGCCGGGCGTCCCATTGCTGGTGGCCGATGTCTATGGCGACGATCCCGGCGGCGGCGGCGCCTTTGCGATAGCGCGGGCCTTGGGCTGGATGGCCGCGCGTGGGGCCAGCGTGGTGACGGTCAGCCTGGTGGGACCGGATAATCCGCTGTTGGCGGGCGCGATCCGGCTGGCGCGGGAAAAGGGCGTGACCGTGGTCGCGGCGGTCGGCAATGACGGACCGGCGGCGCCTCCGGCCTATCCGGCCTCCTATGCCGATGTGATCGCCGTCACCGGCATTGACGGGCGCGGGCGCATCCTGCCCGAAGCCGGGCGAGCGCGCCATGTCGATTTCGCCGCGCCGGGAGCGGACATGAATGCGGCGCGCCCCGATGGCGGCAAGGGCAAGGTGCGGGGCACCTCCTTCGCGGCGCCGTTGGTGGCGGGACGCCTGTTCGCCACCGGCAGCGTCGGCGCCCTGCGCGCAGAGGCGAAACGCGGCGCCGGGCCAGGCGTGATCTGCGGCGAATGCAGAAATATAGACTGA
- the ctrA gene encoding response regulator transcription factor CtrA: MRVLLIEDEPTTAKAIELMLTTEGFNVYTTDLGEEGLDLGKLYDYDIICLDLNLPDMHGYDVLKKLRAAKVQTPVLILSGVAEMDSKVRSFGFGADDYVTKPFHREELIARIHAVVRRSKGHSQSVIRTGKLAVNLDAKTVEVDGNRVHLTGKEYAMLELLSLRKGTTLTKEMFLNHLYGGMDEPELKIIDVFICKLRKKLALACNGENYIETVWGRGYVLRDPDEAEEFATKVA, encoded by the coding sequence ATGCGCGTGCTGCTAATCGAAGACGAACCGACCACCGCGAAGGCCATCGAGCTTATGCTCACGACCGAGGGGTTCAACGTCTATACGACCGACCTTGGCGAAGAGGGTCTCGACCTCGGCAAGCTCTATGATTACGACATCATCTGCCTGGACCTGAACCTGCCGGACATGCACGGCTATGACGTGCTCAAAAAGCTCCGCGCCGCGAAGGTGCAGACGCCGGTGCTGATCCTCTCCGGCGTGGCGGAGATGGACAGCAAGGTCCGCTCCTTCGGTTTCGGCGCTGACGATTATGTGACCAAGCCGTTCCATCGCGAGGAACTGATCGCCCGCATCCATGCCGTGGTGCGCCGTTCGAAGGGCCATTCGCAGTCGGTCATCCGCACCGGCAAGCTGGCGGTGAACCTGGACGCGAAGACCGTGGAAGTGGACGGCAACCGCGTCCACCTGACCGGCAAGGAATATGCGATGCTGGAGCTTCTGTCGCTCCGCAAGGGCACGACTCTAACCAAGGAAATGTTCCTCAACCATCTTTATGGCGGCATGGACGAGCCGGAACTCAAGATCATCGACGTCTTCATCTGCAAGCTGCGCAAGAAGCTGGCGCTGGCCTGCAATGGCGAAAATTATATCGAGACGGTCTGGGGCCGCGGTTATGTGCTGCGCGATCCGGACGAGGCGGAAGAATTCGCCACGAAGGTCGCCTGA
- a CDS encoding LysR family transcriptional regulator → MRLPDFEAWAMFAAVVEHRSFTDAAKALSVSKATVSKAVTRLEQHLDTSLFSRTSRRLALTESGKRLADHAARILSEGQAAEEAARDETAELSGTVRLGAPMNFGLLRVAPLIAEFTRQYPQVDIDLHLSDARIDLVEMGLDATIRIADMPDSSLRARRLADVKLHTIASPAYLAERGRPTHPSDLGSHDCLCYSNTPAPDVWRFSGPGQQNVVVQVRARITVNSGEAMLPALRAGVGIARLPDFIVGEGLASGELEEILVDWRPPPFGIHLVTPPSRLRPARVDAVLDFLTRHHGC, encoded by the coding sequence ATGCGTCTTCCCGATTTCGAAGCCTGGGCGATGTTCGCCGCCGTGGTCGAACATCGCAGCTTCACGGACGCCGCCAAGGCGTTGAGCGTGTCCAAGGCCACCGTGTCCAAGGCGGTGACGCGGCTGGAGCAGCATCTGGACACCAGCCTGTTCAGCCGCACCAGCCGCCGCCTGGCCCTGACCGAAAGCGGCAAGCGGCTGGCGGACCATGCCGCCCGCATCCTTTCCGAAGGACAGGCGGCGGAGGAAGCTGCGCGGGACGAGACGGCGGAACTGTCCGGCACGGTCCGCCTGGGCGCGCCGATGAACTTCGGTCTGCTGCGTGTCGCGCCGCTGATCGCGGAGTTCACCAGGCAATATCCGCAGGTGGACATTGACCTGCACCTGTCCGACGCCCGCATCGACCTGGTGGAGATGGGGCTGGACGCCACCATCCGTATCGCCGACATGCCCGACAGTTCGCTTCGCGCCCGGCGGCTGGCTGACGTCAAGCTGCATACCATCGCTTCGCCGGCCTATCTGGCGGAACGGGGGCGTCCGACGCACCCGTCCGACCTCGGCAGTCATGATTGCCTCTGCTATTCCAACACGCCGGCGCCCGACGTCTGGCGTTTCTCCGGCCCCGGCCAGCAGAATGTCGTGGTGCAGGTCCGCGCCCGCATCACGGTTAACAGTGGGGAGGCGATGCTGCCTGCCCTGCGCGCCGGGGTGGGTATCGCCAGGTTGCCCGACTTCATCGTCGGCGAGGGGCTGGCATCGGGTGAATTGGAGGAAATTCTGGTCGACTGGCGGCCGCCGCCCTTCGGCATTCATCTGGTCACGCCGCCATCGCGCCTGCGGCCCGCGCGGGTCGATGCGGTGCTTGATTTCCTGACTCGACATCATGGCTGTTGA
- a CDS encoding pirin family protein: MSTTVGSRIERRPFASLGHADHGWLNARHHFSFADYHDPARMHWGAIRVWNDDEIASRSGFPPHPHADMEIITYVRKGAITHQDSLGNKGRTAAGDVQVMSAGTGIRHAEYNLEDETTTLFQIWIIPSDRGGQPSWGAKPFPSGDRSGKLVVLASGHEDDKEALRIRADARLLGGTVKAGESVTYDSAEGRHLYLVPATGRIEIEGQIFEARDGAAIIGGAPITVKAIEDTEIVLVDSI, translated from the coding sequence ATGAGCACGACAGTCGGGAGCCGCATAGAGCGCCGCCCCTTCGCCTCGCTCGGCCATGCCGACCATGGCTGGCTGAATGCGCGGCATCATTTTTCCTTCGCGGACTATCATGATCCGGCCCGGATGCACTGGGGCGCGATCCGGGTGTGGAACGACGATGAAATCGCTTCGCGCTCCGGCTTTCCGCCGCATCCCCATGCGGACATGGAAATCATCACCTATGTCCGCAAGGGCGCGATCACCCATCAGGACAGCCTGGGCAACAAGGGCCGCACCGCAGCGGGCGATGTCCAGGTGATGAGCGCGGGCACCGGCATCCGTCACGCCGAATATAATCTGGAGGATGAGACGACGACGCTCTTCCAGATCTGGATCATCCCCAGCGACCGTGGCGGCCAGCCGAGCTGGGGCGCCAAGCCCTTTCCCAGTGGCGACCGGTCCGGCAAGCTGGTGGTGCTGGCCAGCGGCCATGAGGATGACAAGGAAGCGCTCCGCATCCGCGCCGACGCCCGCCTGCTGGGCGGCACCGTCAAGGCGGGCGAGAGCGTGACCTATGACAGCGCCGAAGGGCGTCATCTCTATCTGGTCCCGGCGACGGGCCGGATCGAGATAGAGGGCCAGATTTTCGAGGCGCGGGATGGCGCCGCGATCATCGGCGGCGCGCCCATCACCGTCAAGGCGATCGAGGACACCGAAATCGTTCTGGTGGACAGCATATAG
- the wrbA gene encoding NAD(P)H:quinone oxidoreductase, which produces MTKVLVLYYSSYGHIETMAKAVAEGAASTGAQVDIKRVPETAPLEIAKAAHFKLDQEAPIATVADLAEYDAIIIGTGTRFGRMSSQMAAFLDQAGGLWARGALNGKVGGAFTSTASQHGGQETTLFSIITNLLHFGLVIVGLDYGFAGQMGVDKVRGGSPYGATTLADGDGSRQPDEEELEGARYQGRRIAETALKLHG; this is translated from the coding sequence ATGACTAAGGTTCTGGTTCTCTACTATTCCTCCTACGGCCACATCGAAACGATGGCCAAGGCCGTGGCCGAAGGCGCCGCTTCGACCGGTGCGCAGGTCGACATCAAGCGCGTGCCCGAAACGGCGCCGCTGGAAATCGCGAAGGCCGCGCATTTCAAGCTGGATCAGGAAGCGCCCATCGCGACCGTCGCCGATCTGGCGGAATATGACGCGATCATCATCGGCACCGGCACGCGCTTCGGCCGCATGTCCAGCCAGATGGCGGCGTTCCTGGACCAGGCGGGCGGCCTGTGGGCGCGCGGCGCGCTGAACGGCAAGGTCGGCGGGGCCTTCACCTCGACCGCCAGCCAGCATGGCGGCCAGGAAACCACCTTGTTCTCGATCATTACCAACCTGCTGCATTTCGGCTTGGTGATCGTCGGCCTCGACTATGGTTTTGCCGGGCAGATGGGTGTCGACAAGGTGCGCGGCGGATCCCCCTATGGCGCGACCACGCTGGCCGACGGCGACGGCAGCCGCCAGCCGGATGAGGAGGAATTGGAAGGCGCGCGCTATCAGGGCCGCCGGATCGCGGAAACGGCGTTGAAGCTGCACGGATAA
- a CDS encoding lipopolysaccharide assembly protein LapA domain-containing protein: MQFLRTAFWVVIAVALAFFCMANYVPVTVRLWGDLVMETKLPVLLIGAYILGALPFWIMARATRWRMKRKLESTERALVAATATPSPAVTAAEDAAAAAPSLSVTGQA, encoded by the coding sequence ATGCAATTTCTGCGGACTGCCTTCTGGGTCGTCATCGCCGTCGCCCTCGCCTTTTTTTGCATGGCGAATTATGTGCCCGTGACCGTCCGTCTATGGGGCGATCTCGTTATGGAAACCAAGCTGCCAGTTCTGTTGATCGGCGCCTATATATTGGGTGCGCTGCCGTTCTGGATCATGGCGCGGGCCACGCGCTGGCGGATGAAGCGCAAGCTGGAAAGCACCGAACGAGCGCTGGTCGCCGCGACCGCCACCCCCTCTCCTGCCGTCACCGCCGCAGAGGATGCGGCAGCAGCGGCACCTTCCCTCTCCGTCACAGGACAAGCATGA
- the pyrF gene encoding orotidine-5'-phosphate decarboxylase: MTSPIYVAIDTPDLRKAQLLAQQVRHHVGGLKLGLEFFCAHGHHGVHEMMKFNLPIFLDLKLHDIPNTVAKAVQALHVLEPAILTVHAAGGRAMLEDAKAAAGVNTKVVAVTVLTSLDDGDLLDIGVGGRAEDQVARLADLAHSAGLDGIVCSGEEVGLAKKAWPEGFFVVPGVRPAGGAMGDQKRAVTPREALDRGASILVVGRPISLAEKPDIAAREIEATL; encoded by the coding sequence ATGACCAGCCCGATCTACGTCGCCATCGATACGCCCGACCTGCGCAAGGCCCAGTTACTGGCGCAGCAGGTGCGCCATCATGTGGGCGGGCTGAAGCTGGGGCTGGAATTCTTCTGCGCCCATGGCCATCACGGCGTGCATGAGATGATGAAGTTCAACCTGCCGATCTTCCTGGACCTGAAGCTGCACGACATACCCAATACCGTGGCCAAGGCGGTGCAGGCGCTTCATGTGCTGGAGCCGGCGATCCTGACCGTCCATGCAGCGGGCGGGCGTGCCATGCTGGAGGATGCGAAGGCGGCGGCAGGCGTCAACACGAAGGTGGTCGCCGTGACGGTGCTCACCAGTCTGGACGATGGCGACCTGCTGGATATCGGCGTCGGCGGCCGGGCCGAGGATCAGGTGGCGCGGCTGGCCGATCTGGCGCACAGCGCGGGGCTGGACGGGATCGTCTGTTCCGGCGAGGAGGTCGGGCTGGCGAAGAAGGCCTGGCCGGAGGGGTTCTTCGTGGTGCCAGGGGTGCGGCCTGCGGGCGGGGCCATGGGCGACCAGAAACGGGCAGTGACGCCGCGTGAGGCGCTGGATCGCGGCGCATCTATCCTGGTGGTCGGGCGCCCGATCAGCCTGGCGGAAAAGCCCGATATCGCGGCCAGGGAGATCGAGGCTACGCTTTAG
- a CDS encoding outer membrane protein yields MRKILAATLLTGAAVANPALAQEPNSTFTGPRVEAILGYDRTGAGSSVDNDNDRDDQSIDGLLYGVGAGYDVNLGSAVIGVEGEYTDSTAKSSRNDFTDQFGFGRVKQGRDLYVGARAGILANPNTLVYVKGGYTNTKLDVLAGDTNQETNTDFKLDGWRIGAGVERAINTNTFAKLEYRYSKYEDAHIDFANGATSEEFGIDTDRHQVVASLGWRF; encoded by the coding sequence ATGCGTAAGATTCTGGCCGCAACCCTCCTGACCGGCGCAGCGGTCGCAAACCCCGCTCTGGCGCAGGAACCCAATTCCACCTTCACCGGCCCTCGCGTGGAAGCGATATTGGGCTATGACCGCACGGGCGCCGGCAGCAGCGTCGATAACGATAATGACCGGGACGACCAGTCGATCGACGGACTGCTCTATGGCGTGGGCGCGGGCTATGACGTGAACCTCGGCAGCGCGGTCATCGGCGTGGAAGGCGAATATACCGATTCCACCGCGAAGAGCAGCCGCAACGACTTCACCGACCAGTTCGGCTTCGGCCGCGTCAAGCAGGGGCGCGATCTCTATGTCGGCGCGCGGGCGGGCATCCTCGCCAATCCGAACACGCTGGTCTATGTGAAGGGCGGCTATACCAACACCAAGCTGGATGTACTGGCTGGCGACACCAACCAGGAAACCAACACCGATTTCAAACTGGACGGCTGGCGCATCGGCGCGGGTGTGGAACGAGCGATCAACACCAACACCTTCGCCAAACTGGAATATCGTTATTCCAAATATGAGGATGCGCATATCGATTTCGCCAATGGCGCGACCAGCGAAGAATTCGGCATCGACACCGACCGCCATCAGGTCGTGGCCAGCCTGGGCTGGCGCTTCTGA
- a CDS encoding L-serine ammonia-lyase, with the protein MTKSRIDAAAAISVMDLFTIGIGPSSSHTVGPMRAALMFMDSLPAIPIRVQCELYGSLALTGKGHATDTAILLGLSGHRPESVDPDAIPATLVAIRSEGRIQSGSAAGQFIPFDEGTDLLFRMGEFMEAHSNGMRFSAWFEGQEKPLVRDYYSVGGGAVLPGTAEIAAGTPLGHNVVQPHPFSSGAEMLGLGESTGLSIATLVLRNEGAWRAQGETEAFLDSVIDAMSASIYRGLKEEGLLPGGLKVRRRARAIHNRLVLQQNALGPAQIFEWVSLFALAVNEENAAGGRVVTAPTNGAAGVIPAVLHYYRRFVPGADRDGERRFLLTAAAIGFLYKKRASISAAEMGCQGEVGVACSMAAAGLAAVLGGTNGQIENAAEIGMEHNLGLTCDPIGGLVQIPCIERNTMGAVKAINAAYLALQGDGRHIVSLDAVIETMRQTGEDMASRYKETSLGGLAVNVVEC; encoded by the coding sequence GTGACCAAATCCCGCATCGACGCCGCTGCCGCGATCAGCGTCATGGACCTGTTCACCATCGGTATCGGCCCGTCCAGCTCGCACACGGTCGGCCCGATGCGCGCGGCGCTGATGTTCATGGACTCGTTGCCAGCCATTCCGATCCGCGTGCAATGCGAACTTTACGGCTCGCTGGCCCTCACCGGCAAAGGCCACGCCACCGATACGGCGATATTGCTCGGCCTGTCCGGCCATCGTCCCGAAAGCGTCGACCCAGACGCCATCCCCGCGACCCTGGTCGCCATCCGCAGCGAAGGCCGCATCCAGTCGGGCAGCGCCGCCGGTCAATTCATCCCCTTCGACGAAGGGACCGACCTGCTTTTCCGCATGGGTGAATTTATGGAGGCGCACAGCAATGGCATGCGCTTCTCCGCATGGTTTGAAGGGCAGGAAAAACCCCTTGTCCGCGACTATTATTCCGTCGGTGGCGGCGCAGTCCTGCCCGGCACGGCGGAGATCGCCGCCGGTACGCCGCTCGGCCACAATGTCGTTCAGCCGCATCCCTTCTCCTCCGGCGCAGAAATGCTTGGCCTGGGCGAATCGACTGGCCTCAGCATCGCTACCCTGGTCCTGCGCAATGAAGGCGCCTGGCGCGCCCAGGGCGAAACCGAAGCCTTCCTTGACAGCGTGATCGACGCGATGAGCGCCTCCATCTACCGCGGCCTGAAGGAAGAGGGCTTGCTCCCCGGCGGTCTCAAGGTCCGCCGTCGCGCCCGCGCCATCCATAACCGGTTGGTGTTGCAGCAAAACGCCCTCGGCCCCGCGCAGATATTCGAATGGGTCAGCCTGTTCGCCCTTGCGGTGAACGAGGAAAATGCCGCGGGAGGCCGCGTCGTCACCGCGCCCACCAATGGCGCGGCGGGCGTCATCCCGGCAGTGCTGCATTATTATCGCCGCTTCGTTCCCGGCGCGGACCGGGATGGCGAACGCCGCTTCCTGCTCACCGCCGCCGCCATCGGCTTCCTCTACAAGAAGCGTGCCTCAATCTCCGCCGCCGAAATGGGTTGTCAGGGAGAGGTCGGTGTGGCCTGCTCCATGGCTGCCGCAGGTCTTGCCGCCGTTCTTGGCGGCACCAACGGTCAAATCGAAAACGCCGCCGAGATCGGCATGGAGCATAATCTGGGCCTCACCTGCGACCCGATCGGCGGCCTGGTCCAGATACCTTGCATCGAACGCAATACCATGGGTGCGGTGAAGGCGATCAACGCCGCCTATCTCGCCTTGCAAGGCGATGGCCGCCACATCGTCAGCCTGGACGCGGTGATCGAAACCATGCGCCAGACGGGGGAGGACATGGCCAGCCGATACAAGGAAACCAGCCTCGGCGGCCTGGCCGTCAATGTGGTGGAATGCTGA